The following proteins come from a genomic window of Rutidosis leptorrhynchoides isolate AG116_Rl617_1_P2 chromosome 10, CSIRO_AGI_Rlap_v1, whole genome shotgun sequence:
- the LOC139871065 gene encoding uncharacterized protein codes for MSRGGVEEQLTLMLASLTHVAFTDCQDHWICPGSLLSTYYVKFVRKLLVLNSNGLRKTYWSKVIPPKVNILCWRLSLNHLPDNLNMFVRGVDIGDLQCPSCNLVVEDLNHIFFGCDIASQVWSYVANWVDRPFHKWKDRQEFWN; via the coding sequence ATGTCGAGAGGAGGGGTTGAAGAACAACTCACCCTTATGCTTGCTTCACTCACGCATGTAGCTTTTACCGATTGTCAAGATCATTGGATTTGCCCAGGTTCCCTGCTTTCTACTTACTATGTTAAATTTGTTCGTAAACTCCTTGTTTTGAATTCGAATGGGTTGAGAAAAACTTATTGGAGCAAGGTTATTCCTCCTAAAGTTAACATCTTGTGTTGGCGGCTTTCGCTAAATCATCTCCCTGATAATCTTAATATGTTTGTGCGTGGGGTTGATATCGGGGATCTTCAATGCCCATCTTGTAACCTAGTTGTGGAGGATTTGAACCATATCTTCTTTGGTTGTGATATTGCGTCTCAAGTTTGGTCGTATGTGGCGAATTGGGTAGATCGTCCCTTTCATAAATGGAAGGATCGCCAAGAATTTTGGAATTGA